The following are encoded together in the Triticum dicoccoides isolate Atlit2015 ecotype Zavitan chromosome 6B, WEW_v2.0, whole genome shotgun sequence genome:
- the LOC119325892 gene encoding U-box domain-containing protein 24-like, with the protein MMARNSDGELEEQSTEGYQEAAFEAFMCPLTKQVMQDPVTIETGQTFEREAILKWFRECRDNGRRPTCPLTQRELRTTDINPSIALRNVIDEWRARNDEKDLEKACNALRLHPEDDEDESVRAMAYISQICQRSGAKKNLVRAQGIISTLADLLKSSSRRVRLKSLQVLRTVVEDNDQNKEELGKGDTVRTIIKFLSNEHIQERELAVSLLYELSEYEPVCERIGAVYGAILLLVGMGSSKSENMMAVEKAEKTLKNLEKYDTNIKQMAENGRLQPLLTKLLQGGPEVQVTMVEYLGELALANDVKVVVAEQVGTLLVSIIKTGGLPAREATLKAMREMSSNELSAKILLQAGILPPLVKDLFSVGASSHFPMRLKEVSATILANLVASGASFRSIPLDDAGRQTLLSEDVVHSLLHLISNTGPAVECKLLNVLVGLTSSPDTAQDVVSAIKSSGATISLIQFLEAAHREIRVESLKLLRNVSPYMGAELADALGGHLSSLLRVISDAGGGGVTEEQAAAVGLLGDLPERDSKLTRQLFELGAFGTLSTKLAELRRGAIRGNRYTTPLTEGMVKVMYRLTCMLQEAPEYVEFAREAALAPLFVELVQVNGQDAVQLYSAMALEKLSLETRNLTVIPDPPPPAPSGSFLCACFGVPSSTAAAPGRPVGVCRVHGGFCSLRESFCLAEGGAGGKAVERLVACLDHLNPEVVEAALAALATLVGDGVEAAEGVGVLGDADGLRPVVDILVENRTEALRRRAVWVVERILRVEDIAQEVAADQTVASALVEAYRNGDPRTRHTAERALRHLDRIPNFSSAFHAQARRP; encoded by the exons ATGATGGCCCGGAATTCAGACGGCGAGCTGGAGGAGCAGTCCACGGAGGGGTACCAGGAGGCGGCGTTCGAGGCCTTCATGTGCCCGCTCACCAAGCAGGTCATGCAGGACCCAGTCACCATCGAGACCGGCCAGACATTCGAGCGCGAGGCCATCCTCAAGTGGTTCAGGGAGTGCCGCGACAACGGCCGCAGGCCCACCTGCCCGCTCACGCAGCGCGAGCTCCGCACCACCGACATCAACCCCAGCATCGCCCTCCGCAACGTCATTGACGAGTGGAGGGCCAGGAACGACGagaaggaccttgagaaggcctGCAACGCCCTCAGGCTGCACCCCGAGGACGACGAGGACGAAAGCGTGCGCGCCATGGCCTACATCTCGCAGATATGCCAGCGGAGCGGCGCCAAGAAGAACCTCGTGCGCGCCCAGGGCATCATATCCACGCTCGCCGACTTGCTCAAGAGCAGCAGCAGGAGGGTCCGCCTCAAGTCCCTGCAGGTCCTCCGCACCGTCGTCGAGGACAATGATCAGAACAAG GAAGAGCTGGGGAAGGGCGACACGGTGCGCACGATCATAAAGTTCCTGTCGAACGAGCATATCCAGGAGAGGGAGCTTGCGGTTTCCCTGCTGTATGAACTCTCGGAGTATGAGCCCGTGTGCGAAAGGATCGGCGCGGTCTATGGGGCCATACTGCTGCTGGTTGGCATGGGGAGCAGCAAGTCGGAGAACATGATGGCCGTGGAGAAAGCAGAGAAAACGCTCAAGAATCTGGAGAAGTATGACACTAACATCAAGCAAATGGCTGAAAATGGCAGGCTGCAGCCTCTCCTCACCAAACTGCTTCAAG GAGGGCCTGAGGTGCAGGTTACCATGGTTGAGTACCTCGGGGAGCTCGCGTTGGCCAACGACGtgaaggtggtggtggcggagcaggTTGGAACTTTGCTGGTGAGCATCATCAAGACCGGCGGCCTGCCGGCGAGGGAGGCGACACTGAAGGCGATGAGGGAGATGTCATCCAACGAGCTGAGCGCCAAGATACTGCTGCAGGCCGGCATCCTGCCGCCGCTGGTCAAGGACCTCTTCTCCGTCGGCGCCAGCAGCCACTTCCCCATGAGGCTCAAGGAGGTCTCCGCCACCATCCTCGCCAACCTGGTCGCCTCTGGGGCCAGCTTCCGCTCCATCCCGCTCGACGACGCCGGCAGGCAGACGCTCCTGTCCGAGGACGTGGTGCACAGCCTGCTCCATCTCATCAGCAACACCGGCCCTGCCGTGGAGTGCAAGCTTCTCAACGTCCTGGTCGGCCTCACCAGCTCACCGGACACAGCCCAAGACGTGGTGTCGGCCATCAAGAGCTCCGGCGCGACCATCAGCCTGATCCAGTTCCTGGAGGCAGCTCACCGGGAGATCCGCGTCGAGTCCCTCAAGCTCCTGCGCAACGTGTCGCCGTACATGGGCGCCGAGCTCGCAGATGCCCTCGGCGGCCACCTGAGCAGCTTGCTCAGGGTGATATCCGACGCCGGTGGTGGTGGCGTGACAGAGGAGCAGGCGGCAGCCGTGGGCCTGCTGGGTGACCTCCCGGAGAGGGACTCGAAGCTGACGCGGCAGCTGTTTGAGCTGGGAGCGTTCGGTACGCTGAGCACGAAGCTGGCAGAGCTCCGGCGGGGCGCCATCCGCGGGAACCGGTACACGACGCCGCTGACGGAGGGCATGGTGAAGGTGATGTACAGGCTGACGTGCATGCTGCAGGAGGCGCCAGAGTACGTGGAGTTTGCGCGGGAGGCCGCCCTGGCGCCGTTGTTTGTGGAGCTCGTGCAGGTGAACGGGCAGGACGCGGTGCAGCTCTACTCGGCGATGGCGCTGGAGAAGCTGTCCCTCGAGACGAGGAACCTGACGGTCATCCCTGACCCCCCGCCGCCAGCGCCTTCCGGCAGCTTCCTGTGTGCGTGCTTCGGGGTGCCATCGTCGACGGCTGCTGCTCCAGGTCGTCCAGTGGGGGTGTGCCGCGTGCACGGTGGGTTCTGTTCGCTGCGGGAGAGCTTCTGCCTAGCTGAAGGCGGGGCCGGAGGCAAGGCGGTGGAGCGGCTGGTGGCGTGCCTGGACCACCTGAAcccggaggtggtggaggcggcgcTGGCGGCACTGGCGACGCTGGTGGGGGACGGGGTGGAGGCTGCGGAGGGTGTGGGGGTTCTTGGGGATGCCGACGGGCTGCGGCCGGTGGTGGACATCTTGGTGGAGAACCGGACGGAGGCGCTGCGGCGGCGGGCGGTGTGGGTGGTGGAGCGCATCCTGCGGGTGGAGGACATCGcgcaggaggtggcggcggaccAGACGGTGGCGTCGGCGCTGGTGGAGGCGTACCGCAACGGCGACCCGCGCACCCGGCACACCGCCGAGCGCGCCCTCCGGCACCTGGACAGGATCCCGAACTTCTCCAGCGCGTTCCATGCCCAGGCACGCCGGCCATGA